One Leptolyngbya ohadii IS1 genomic window carries:
- a CDS encoding UBP-type zinc finger domain-containing protein has translation MSCQHLNELTLETMISKANYPVFRCEECLRVGDPLRVSRRARWVHLRICQTCGKMLCCDSSKNQHARRHYEESGHAVISSAELGEEWLWCFADEQQKNY, from the coding sequence ATGTCTTGTCAACACCTGAACGAACTGACGCTAGAGACTATGATTTCAAAAGCCAATTACCCGGTATTTCGCTGTGAGGAATGCCTGCGAGTTGGCGACCCCTTGCGGGTATCTCGAAGAGCACGCTGGGTTCACTTAAGAATCTGTCAAACCTGCGGCAAAATGCTGTGTTGCGACTCATCTAAAAATCAACATGCCCGCCGCCATTACGAAGAAAGCGGACACGCGGTGATCAGTTCAGCCGAATTGGGAGAAGAATGGCTGTGGTGTTTTGCCGATGAACAACAGAAGAACTATTGA
- a CDS encoding DUF5996 family protein: MDIWPSLPLDAWQETYTTLHMWTQIIGKIRFAQTPWINHSWHTPLYLTVRGLTTSTIPYGSRIFQIDFDFIDHELLIQTSEGARRAIALYPRSVADFYQTVMETLRALDLHITINTKPNEVPNPIRFEQDETHAAYDADYANRCWRVLLQSDRVFREFRSHFSGKVSPVHFFWGSFDLAVTRFSGRSAPEHPGGVPNLPDAVAQEAYSQEVSSAGFWPGAGLSYPAFYSYAYPEPDGFKQAEVRPDAAFYNKELGEFILPYDAVREAESPDQMLLEFLQSTYEAAARLGNWNQKELQQLMFK, translated from the coding sequence ATGGATATTTGGCCGAGTTTACCCCTGGACGCATGGCAAGAGACCTATACCACCTTGCACATGTGGACTCAAATCATCGGCAAAATCCGATTTGCCCAAACTCCGTGGATTAATCATTCCTGGCATACTCCCCTCTATTTAACCGTTCGGGGACTGACCACTTCCACGATTCCCTATGGCAGCCGCATCTTTCAAATCGACTTTGATTTCATTGATCATGAGCTGCTGATTCAAACCAGCGAAGGGGCAAGACGGGCGATCGCCCTCTACCCTCGCTCTGTTGCTGACTTTTATCAGACTGTGATGGAAACTCTGAGAGCATTAGATCTTCACATCACCATTAACACCAAACCAAATGAAGTCCCCAATCCAATTCGATTTGAGCAGGATGAAACCCATGCTGCTTATGATGCAGATTATGCCAATCGATGCTGGCGAGTGCTGCTCCAGTCCGATCGCGTTTTTCGAGAATTTCGTTCCCATTTTTCCGGTAAGGTTAGTCCGGTTCATTTTTTCTGGGGGAGTTTTGATTTAGCAGTGACTCGCTTTTCGGGGCGATCGGCTCCTGAACATCCAGGAGGAGTACCCAATTTACCGGATGCAGTGGCGCAGGAAGCCTACTCCCAGGAAGTCAGTAGTGCCGGATTTTGGCCTGGAGCCGGATTATCATACCCAGCGTTTTATTCCTATGCGTACCCAGAACCTGATGGGTTTAAGCAGGCTGAGGTTCGTCCTGATGCTGCATTTTACAATAAAGAGTTGGGTGAATTTATTTTGCCCTATGATGCGGTTCGCGAGGCAGAATCACCGGATCAGATGTTGTTAGAGTTCTTGCAAAGCACCTACGAAGCTGCCGCCAGGTTAGGCAACTGGAATCAAAAGGAACTTCAGCAGTTGATGTTTAAGTAG
- a CDS encoding alpha/beta fold hydrolase: MNRFALKNGIRLLLIVALFLVTTIITSLGAVMNPASAQDSKPTIVLVHGAFAESSSWNGVLTQLIPKGYPAVAVANPLRGVKSDAAYVASVLQGIEGPIVLVGHSYGGAVITNAVKDNENVKALVYVAAFALDAGETAVELSGRYPGSTLGPTLAPPVDLPDGGKDLYIQQDKFHAQFAADVPANDAQLMASTQRPITEAALNEASGVPAWKSVPSWFIHGDRDLNIPAAALSFMAERANSNETVVVNGASHVVMVSHPDAVAAVIEHAAIAQ; encoded by the coding sequence GTGAATAGGTTCGCGCTCAAGAATGGCATCCGGCTATTGCTCATCGTCGCACTCTTTTTAGTCACCACGATCATCACATCTTTAGGAGCTGTTATGAATCCTGCCAGCGCCCAAGACAGTAAACCGACCATCGTCCTGGTTCACGGTGCATTCGCCGAATCTTCCAGTTGGAATGGTGTATTGACCCAGCTCATTCCCAAGGGGTACCCGGCGGTTGCTGTCGCCAATCCCCTGCGCGGAGTCAAAAGCGATGCAGCTTATGTCGCCAGCGTTCTCCAGGGTATTGAAGGTCCGATTGTGCTTGTAGGACACTCCTACGGGGGCGCAGTGATTACGAATGCGGTCAAGGACAACGAAAACGTGAAGGCGTTGGTTTACGTTGCGGCTTTTGCTCTTGATGCAGGCGAGACGGCGGTTGAACTCTCAGGACGTTATCCAGGCAGTACCCTTGGTCCGACCCTCGCACCCCCCGTTGACCTGCCGGATGGTGGCAAAGACCTCTACATCCAACAGGACAAGTTCCACGCGCAGTTTGCCGCAGATGTGCCCGCCAATGACGCGCAGTTAATGGCGAGTACCCAGCGTCCAATTACAGAAGCTGCATTGAACGAAGCCTCTGGTGTGCCTGCATGGAAGTCTGTCCCGTCCTGGTTTATTCATGGCGATCGCGATCTCAATATCCCAGCCGCTGCCCTATCATTTATGGCAGAGCGAGCTAACTCCAATGAGACAGTCGTCGTCAATGGCGCGTCCCATGTCGTGATGGTTTCCCATCCAGATGCCGTTGCCGCAGTCATTGAACACGCTGCGATCGCTCAGTAA
- a CDS encoding TetR/AcrR family transcriptional regulator, with product MNVQRQQRVRLEISREAARLFWEHGVAATSGEQIASAVGISVRTLWRYFRNKESCAEPVLAQDVEECVAVLRRWPREVSLEDHLIEWATNRTKDVEQQAYDEAVIKMTVLAEKEPDLRAAWLMTHDRIERELVEIIADRLRRPSDDIEVRLHAATITAVLRVISEDVSAALMSGADRASIGNPIRLIAQAVRVATGGVVGDPVDP from the coding sequence ATGAATGTACAACGTCAACAGCGGGTACGTCTAGAAATTTCACGGGAGGCAGCGCGTCTGTTCTGGGAACACGGTGTTGCTGCCACAAGCGGCGAACAAATTGCAAGTGCGGTCGGAATCTCGGTGCGAACCCTCTGGCGGTACTTCCGCAATAAGGAAAGCTGTGCTGAGCCGGTCTTGGCGCAGGATGTCGAGGAGTGTGTGGCGGTGCTGCGCCGCTGGCCTCGGGAAGTCTCTCTTGAAGATCACCTCATTGAATGGGCAACGAACCGAACCAAAGATGTTGAGCAGCAAGCCTACGACGAAGCTGTCATTAAGATGACCGTGCTGGCTGAAAAAGAGCCGGATCTTCGCGCCGCTTGGCTAATGACCCACGATCGAATTGAGCGAGAACTGGTTGAGATCATTGCGGATCGCTTGCGCCGCCCATCTGACGATATTGAGGTGCGGTTGCACGCGGCTACAATCACCGCAGTTTTGCGCGTCATTAGCGAAGATGTCAGCGCTGCCCTCATGTCGGGAGCCGATCGCGCCTCCATCGGCAACCCGATCAGGCTTATAGCCCAAGCTGTACGCGTGGCCACTGGTGGAGTCGTCGGTGATCCCGTTGATCCCTAA
- a CDS encoding CPBP family intramembrane glutamic endopeptidase — protein sequence MRINATKGRKGIGTEVKDVTYVEAARWGKYRGWRYVLGLMIILFAWLVVGSGASVLVAFALGGQADPSVLGPVEYYLFVMASFLFFLAGVLIAVSLIHRRHPRTLVTARERIDRHRVGHGFVAYFVPYCLIGGLGQYLFYPDTFSFNSDLLTFALFVPIALILMAIQTTTEELFFRGYIVQGASLIWSNRIFLAIASAVIFTLPHLLNPEAGGWLTIFSNYFLVPGLVWTVVSLIDGTTELAIGVHFAHNIGGALLFDITGSALPSPALFTISKYHATYGTLSVLVAVPVFLAIAYKVFKRDEASEPVSQSDRKGRR from the coding sequence ATGAGGATCAACGCAACCAAAGGAAGGAAGGGAATCGGAACAGAAGTGAAAGACGTGACTTACGTGGAGGCTGCGAGGTGGGGTAAGTATCGGGGGTGGCGGTATGTTCTGGGACTGATGATCATCCTCTTTGCGTGGTTGGTCGTCGGTAGTGGTGCCAGTGTACTCGTTGCGTTCGCGCTCGGCGGACAGGCAGACCCCTCGGTGCTCGGTCCCGTGGAATACTACCTGTTTGTCATGGCGAGTTTCCTGTTCTTCCTCGCGGGAGTCCTGATCGCTGTCTCCCTCATCCACCGTCGCCACCCCCGGACGCTCGTCACGGCGCGGGAGCGGATAGACAGGCATCGGGTCGGTCATGGATTCGTGGCGTATTTCGTGCCGTACTGCCTGATCGGTGGGCTGGGGCAGTATCTGTTCTACCCGGATACCTTCTCCTTTAACTCCGACCTCTTAACGTTTGCACTCTTCGTCCCGATCGCACTGATCCTCATGGCGATCCAGACGACCACCGAGGAGCTTTTCTTTCGCGGATACATTGTGCAGGGCGCGAGCCTTATCTGGAGCAACCGCATTTTTCTGGCGATCGCCTCAGCCGTGATATTTACCCTGCCGCACCTCCTTAACCCGGAGGCGGGCGGCTGGCTCACGATCTTTTCCAACTACTTCCTCGTTCCGGGTTTGGTATGGACTGTGGTCTCGTTGATTGACGGAACCACTGAACTCGCCATCGGCGTACACTTCGCGCACAACATCGGTGGGGCACTCCTGTTCGACATCACTGGAAGTGCCTTGCCCTCACCCGCCCTGTTCACAATCAGTAAGTACCACGCGACCTACGGGACGCTATCAGTGCTGGTTGCAGTACCCGTGTTTTTGGCGATCGCCTACAAGGTGTTCAAACGCGACGAGGCATCCGAACCCGTTTCCCAAAGCGATCGAAAGGGTCGCCGATGA
- a CDS encoding alpha/beta hydrolase yields the protein MLTRKTYVRSLLMTGAMGLGLSACGQPASGQSPQPGEIPVGLERFYNQELTFGSCKGFATTAIEAQVYVDPFECGRLEVPLDYDEPEGETMQIAVLRLPAQGEPDQRIGSLVLNPGGPGGSGTIQTPFTAVALKETHMVQRFDLVGFDPRGVGASTPAINCFTDEENDRGENQTTLLGTSGEWSADDTRELMEKCANGSGGEQVLAAVGTRNVARDMDVLRAALGDEKLTFLGRSYGTRLGAVYAEMFPQNVRAMVLDGALDPRQGSAERRLALHAAFQRSFDLMAEFCAQRSDCPLGTDPEQSTAVFQDLFQPLIDNPVPAGEGRTLDFLYGTGSVLGALYNAEAWPRIIDGIAQLKNEGRGDKLLALSDDFIVEGLESNLVDAQLAINCNDEERRTPEQEAELRRQIFDMSPFLDTGRPVEGVTRDACEFWPSEPTLGFPHAQNVEGLPDTLIISITGDPATPYAAGASLAEALGGTVLTVEGEQHTIAMDGTSPCVNAIVADYLIDLELPAEGDRCVL from the coding sequence TTGCTCACCCGCAAAACCTACGTCCGCAGCTTGCTAATGACCGGGGCGATGGGGCTGGGCCTCAGTGCCTGCGGACAACCGGCATCTGGGCAGTCGCCACAGCCGGGGGAGATCCCGGTAGGATTAGAACGCTTTTATAACCAGGAGCTAACCTTTGGTTCGTGCAAAGGCTTTGCGACTACTGCGATCGAGGCACAAGTGTACGTTGATCCGTTTGAATGTGGTCGCCTGGAGGTACCGCTAGATTACGACGAACCTGAGGGTGAGACCATGCAAATCGCGGTACTGCGGCTACCAGCTCAGGGTGAGCCAGACCAGCGGATCGGCTCTCTGGTACTCAATCCTGGCGGACCTGGAGGCTCGGGCACGATTCAAACCCCCTTCACCGCAGTGGCTCTGAAGGAGACTCACATGGTTCAACGGTTCGACTTGGTTGGGTTCGACCCTCGCGGGGTCGGAGCCTCGACCCCAGCCATCAACTGCTTCACCGACGAAGAGAACGACCGGGGCGAGAACCAGACGACGCTGTTGGGTACGTCGGGAGAATGGAGTGCCGACGACACGCGCGAGTTGATGGAGAAGTGCGCCAATGGGTCGGGTGGTGAGCAGGTGCTTGCCGCCGTTGGCACCCGCAATGTAGCCAGGGACATGGACGTGCTCCGCGCCGCACTCGGCGACGAAAAGCTGACCTTCCTTGGGCGAAGCTACGGCACCCGATTGGGCGCGGTCTACGCTGAGATGTTCCCACAGAATGTCCGTGCGATGGTCCTCGACGGTGCGCTCGACCCCCGGCAGGGCAGCGCGGAACGCCGCTTAGCACTTCATGCTGCGTTCCAGCGCTCGTTTGATCTGATGGCCGAGTTTTGCGCCCAGAGATCAGACTGTCCGCTGGGCACCGACCCCGAGCAGTCCACCGCTGTGTTCCAAGATCTGTTCCAGCCGCTGATCGATAACCCCGTGCCAGCGGGCGAGGGGCGCACCCTAGATTTTTTGTATGGCACTGGCAGCGTCCTCGGGGCGCTCTACAATGCCGAGGCGTGGCCGCGAATTATTGACGGCATCGCCCAGCTCAAAAACGAGGGACGAGGCGACAAACTCCTCGCTCTCAGTGACGACTTTATCGTTGAAGGGTTGGAGAGCAACTTGGTCGATGCCCAGCTCGCCATCAACTGTAACGACGAGGAGCGCCGCACCCCTGAGCAGGAGGCAGAACTGCGCCGCCAGATCTTCGACATGAGCCCTTTTCTTGATACCGGACGACCCGTCGAGGGCGTCACCCGCGACGCCTGCGAGTTCTGGCCCAGTGAGCCGACCCTCGGCTTCCCCCATGCTCAGAACGTTGAGGGTTTACCCGACACGCTGATCATTTCCATTACTGGCGACCCTGCCACCCCCTACGCTGCTGGAGCCAGTCTAGCCGAAGCCCTGGGCGGCACCGTGCTCACCGTTGAGGGAGAGCAGCACACCATCGCCATGGATGGCACCAGCCCCTGCGTCAATGCGATCGTCGCTGACTACCTGATCGACCTTGAACTTCCCGCAGAGGGCGATCGCTGCGTCCTCTAG
- a CDS encoding RidA family protein, with amino-acid sequence MNKPEFFVTPGYGEYMLNNLHYSQAVKIGDRVETSGQGGWDDNLKIPESLADEIAQAFRNVEQTLATAGAGWEHVVHINSYHVGGLPPEVNDVMVRLYRHYMPNHAPIWTQVGVEALGLPTMRIEIRVTAIVP; translated from the coding sequence ATGAATAAGCCTGAGTTTTTTGTTACTCCCGGCTATGGGGAATACATGCTGAATAACTTGCATTACTCGCAAGCGGTAAAAATTGGCGATCGCGTGGAGACATCCGGTCAAGGTGGTTGGGATGACAATCTGAAAATTCCCGAATCGCTCGCGGATGAGATTGCTCAGGCGTTTCGGAATGTGGAGCAAACCCTGGCGACTGCCGGGGCGGGGTGGGAGCATGTTGTCCACATCAATTCTTACCATGTTGGCGGCTTGCCCCCGGAGGTTAACGATGTGATGGTTAGGCTATATCGCCATTACATGCCCAACCATGCCCCAATTTGGACACAGGTAGGAGTCGAGGCGCTTGGACTGCCAACGATGCGGATTGAAATTCGCGTGACTGCAATTGTTCCATGA
- a CDS encoding AraC family transcriptional regulator, with the protein MAIKTLNHRNMISISSCKETLSAQQSVAVAKCAELATLADQHTDGRGEGYHSTAIDPLFFVRQSNSSISIQEVSEPLFSIVVQGQKKVSLNEETFQYGIAQYLILSVDMPLSACMVEATPDQPYLGLKLKLDPVQLCEIIAQTKLGISQNQSPVRGWCVSDAAPSLIDCVIRLTKLLDTPQDIPFLAPLMIREIYYRLLTDQQGEVVRQIATAGSNMQRIADVIKQIKADFTKPLRVEELAEQTNMSAASFHRHFKAVTSMSPLQYQKQLRLLTARQMMLAEAIDATQAAYRVGYESTSQFSREYSRMFGAPPIRDIERLRVS; encoded by the coding sequence ATGGCTATCAAGACACTCAATCACAGAAACATGATCAGCATTTCTTCTTGTAAAGAGACTTTGTCAGCGCAGCAGTCCGTGGCAGTCGCCAAATGTGCAGAGCTGGCGACATTAGCCGATCAGCATACTGATGGCAGGGGAGAGGGTTATCATTCAACCGCGATCGATCCTTTATTCTTTGTCCGACAAAGCAACTCTTCCATCAGCATCCAGGAAGTTAGCGAACCCCTATTCTCCATTGTGGTGCAGGGTCAAAAAAAAGTATCACTCAATGAGGAAACGTTTCAGTATGGGATTGCTCAGTATCTGATTCTTTCGGTGGACATGCCGCTGAGTGCTTGTATGGTAGAAGCAACCCCTGATCAGCCCTATCTCGGCTTAAAGCTGAAGCTAGACCCAGTCCAACTCTGTGAGATTATTGCTCAAACAAAGCTGGGTATCAGTCAGAACCAAAGCCCTGTCAGAGGCTGGTGTGTCAGCGATGCCGCGCCATCTTTAATCGATTGCGTGATTCGGTTAACAAAGCTGTTAGATACACCACAGGACATTCCATTTCTAGCACCGTTGATGATTCGCGAGATCTATTACCGTTTGCTCACCGATCAACAAGGTGAAGTGGTGCGTCAGATTGCGACCGCTGGCAGTAATATGCAGCGCATTGCTGACGTGATTAAACAGATTAAAGCTGATTTTACAAAGCCGCTGCGGGTTGAGGAGCTAGCAGAGCAGACGAATATGTCGGCTGCATCGTTCCATCGTCACTTCAAAGCTGTCACATCCATGAGTCCGCTGCAATATCAAAAGCAATTACGACTGTTAACTGCCCGACAGATGATGCTTGCCGAGGCGATCGATGCCACTCAAGCGGCTTATCGAGTTGGGTATGAGAGTACGTCGCAATTCAGCCGCGAATATTCCCGCATGTTTGGTGCACCGCCCATTCGAGATATAGAACGGCTACGGGTATCTTGA
- a CDS encoding Atu4866 domain-containing protein encodes MLSIEPQTLQSSNAVVKAAHDQFRQLETTHLHYGFVAQNANQYQTLLRQSRCFMKTQSMLKTLAVTISLGAFALVSCTPQLTAETPAPAPSVEASATEAPSVAPFPQTSSNRHMNPNQANTVASQASHPYVGMWVTQDGYIRHELLPNNRYDEARGNRESAYQGRYEVTGNRINYWDDTGFTADGEFRDGVLYHGGYIFYRER; translated from the coding sequence ATGTTGTCGATCGAGCCGCAGACTTTGCAGTCGTCAAATGCAGTTGTCAAGGCTGCACACGATCAGTTTCGACAGTTGGAAACGACACATCTGCACTACGGTTTTGTAGCTCAGAACGCAAACCAGTATCAAACCCTATTGAGACAAAGCAGGTGTTTTATGAAAACACAATCGATGCTCAAAACATTGGCAGTGACGATCAGTTTGGGAGCTTTTGCATTAGTAAGCTGTACTCCTCAATTGACGGCAGAAACACCTGCGCCAGCCCCCTCCGTAGAAGCTTCTGCCACTGAAGCTCCGTCAGTTGCTCCATTTCCTCAAACCTCTAGTAATCGCCATATGAATCCAAATCAAGCGAATACGGTAGCATCCCAAGCCAGTCATCCTTACGTCGGAATGTGGGTTACGCAAGATGGTTATATTCGCCATGAACTTCTACCCAACAACCGCTACGACGAAGCTCGCGGCAACAGGGAGAGCGCATATCAGGGACGCTATGAAGTAACAGGAAATCGCATTAATTACTGGGACGATACTGGATTTACAGCCGATGGCGAATTTCGTGACGGCGTTCTTTATCACGGCGGCTATATTTTTTACCGAGAAAGATGA
- a CDS encoding nuclear transport factor 2 family protein, whose product MMRHLSQIFIGTGLIGLLAIPATTQARTEEAGFHSNVTAFELPALVNLAQATQPNQADAETQVIEQRNKEIVQQYFDGWRDGTGSVFDLLAPNATWTITGTGETAGTYSRQALLDQVVSPTSARLLTPIVPTVRGIWADGDMVIVLWDGEATAGDGRPYQNTYTWYFRMQDGKAVEAIAFLDMQVFNDLWTRVSPRN is encoded by the coding sequence ATGATGCGTCATCTAAGTCAGATTTTCATTGGCACAGGGCTGATCGGGCTGCTGGCTATTCCAGCGACGACACAAGCTCGCACGGAGGAGGCAGGTTTTCACTCGAATGTGACTGCGTTTGAGCTTCCAGCACTTGTAAATTTGGCTCAGGCAACTCAGCCAAATCAAGCAGACGCAGAGACTCAGGTGATCGAACAGCGCAATAAGGAAATTGTCCAGCAGTATTTTGATGGCTGGCGAGACGGAACTGGCAGCGTCTTTGATTTGCTCGCTCCAAATGCCACCTGGACAATTACGGGGACGGGTGAAACGGCAGGCACTTACAGCCGCCAAGCGTTACTCGATCAAGTCGTCAGCCCCACCAGTGCTCGATTATTAACCCCGATCGTGCCAACCGTACGCGGCATCTGGGCAGATGGCGATATGGTGATCGTGCTGTGGGATGGGGAGGCAACTGCTGGAGATGGTAGACCTTACCAAAACACCTACACCTGGTATTTCAGAATGCAGGACGGCAAAGCAGTCGAAGCGATCGCCTTTCTGGATATGCAAGTGTTCAACGACTTATGGACAAGAGTTTCACCGAGAAACTAG
- a CDS encoding SDR family oxidoreductase, translating to MSTIENKVIAITGASSGIGEATARLLAHQGLRVVLGARRTDRLDAIAAEIRSKGGEAEYRTLDVTNLEDMQAFVEFAQAKFGRLDVLVNNAGLMPLSRLEVLKIDEWNRMIDVNIRGVLHGIAAALPLFKQQRSGQFVNLSSIGGHNVYPTAAVYCATKFAVWAISEGLRQESKDIRVTVISPGVTETELASTITDAEATAWVGGFREAMIPADAIARAIAFAIEQPAEVDVNEIIVRPIGQMS from the coding sequence ATGTCAACTATTGAGAACAAAGTTATTGCGATTACGGGAGCCAGTAGCGGTATTGGTGAAGCAACGGCTAGATTGCTGGCTCATCAGGGTTTACGGGTTGTGTTAGGGGCGCGACGCACCGATCGACTGGACGCGATTGCTGCCGAAATTCGCTCTAAAGGTGGCGAAGCAGAATACCGTACCCTTGATGTCACCAACCTTGAAGACATGCAAGCCTTTGTCGAGTTTGCCCAAGCTAAATTTGGTCGTCTTGATGTTCTGGTGAACAATGCAGGCTTGATGCCACTCTCCAGGCTTGAGGTGCTAAAAATTGATGAATGGAACCGCATGATTGATGTGAACATTCGCGGTGTGCTTCACGGGATTGCTGCTGCGTTACCTCTCTTTAAGCAGCAACGATCAGGGCAGTTTGTCAATCTATCCTCGATCGGTGGGCACAACGTCTATCCAACCGCAGCCGTATACTGCGCCACTAAGTTTGCAGTTTGGGCGATTTCCGAGGGACTGCGGCAAGAATCGAAAGACATCCGAGTTACGGTGATTTCGCCTGGAGTGACGGAAACTGAACTTGCCAGCACGATCACGGATGCTGAAGCGACGGCATGGGTGGGGGGATTTCGTGAGGCAATGATTCCAGCAGATGCGATCGCCCGTGCGATTGCCTTTGCGATCGAGCAACCCGCAGAGGTGGATGTGAATGAAATCATTGTTCGACCGATCGGACAAATGAGCTAA
- a CDS encoding CPBP family intramembrane glutamic endopeptidase encodes MAILKQFGILFVLGSVGIVMFTIASIPLIEQQLAKLSPEALEKVPPLWILMLLQGLQYSVLLAVSILIGIGCAYRVGLRSHLIDYWVFHTTKFPSFAVEMKWSLGVGAAAAIALLLLGRLMQPALPEALQAANNTEPSGLDLLTAMSYGGITEEILMRWGLMSLLVWIAWKALKQGIMLPSQGIYQGAIVLAALVFGLLHLPATAAIVPLTTVVIVRALLLNGIAGIAFGWLFWQYSLEAAMLAHMSVHAFTFVLSGLLARLA; translated from the coding sequence ATGGCAATTCTGAAACAATTCGGGATTTTATTTGTATTGGGCAGTGTGGGAATTGTCATGTTCACGATCGCGTCTATTCCTTTAATCGAGCAACAGTTAGCAAAACTGTCTCCAGAAGCACTGGAAAAAGTGCCTCCATTGTGGATTTTAATGCTTCTGCAAGGACTACAGTATTCAGTTTTACTTGCAGTCAGCATTTTGATTGGGATTGGTTGTGCCTATCGTGTTGGATTACGCTCCCATTTGATTGATTATTGGGTGTTCCATACTACTAAGTTTCCATCTTTTGCCGTTGAGATGAAGTGGAGTTTGGGTGTGGGCGCAGCAGCGGCGATCGCGCTCTTGTTGCTCGGTCGGTTGATGCAACCTGCCCTACCTGAAGCGCTACAGGCAGCCAATAATACAGAGCCAAGTGGGTTGGATTTGCTCACAGCAATGTCCTATGGCGGCATCACTGAGGAAATTTTGATGCGCTGGGGTTTAATGTCGCTGCTTGTTTGGATTGCGTGGAAAGCTCTAAAACAAGGCATTATGTTGCCCAGTCAAGGGATTTATCAAGGTGCGATCGTTCTAGCTGCATTAGTATTTGGACTACTACACCTGCCAGCGACTGCCGCGATCGTTCCCCTCACGACCGTTGTGATTGTTCGAGCGTTGTTACTGAATGGGATTGCAGGGATCGCGTTTGGCTGGCTCTTTTGGCAATATTCGCTAGAAGCTGCAATGTTAGCTCACATGAGCGTTCATGCTTTTACCTTTGTTCTTAGCGGTTTACTGGCAAGGTTGGCTTAA
- a CDS encoding transposase family protein, producing MEGAAGGCGRGRNRTPEKKQKRYYSGKQKCHTLKAQLLVDFDTGQVIATATDKGKTHDFKLLKRSRLPFVSSQLCLADRGYQGFAKRHAGACTPTKKPRKQPLAPDEKQHNRALAKLRVRVEHVIRRFKVFRIFSGRYRNRRRRFGLRLNLIAGLLNYELAHPS from the coding sequence ATGGAAGGTGCTGCTGGTGGATGTGGGCGAGGTCGAAATCGAACGCCCGAAAAAAAACAGAAACGCTACTACAGTGGCAAGCAAAAATGCCATACGCTGAAGGCGCAACTGCTGGTGGATTTTGACACGGGGCAAGTGATTGCCACCGCCACTGACAAAGGCAAGACCCATGACTTCAAACTGCTCAAGCGCAGCCGTTTACCCTTTGTTTCATCGCAGTTATGTTTAGCCGACCGAGGGTATCAGGGGTTTGCCAAGCGTCACGCGGGGGCTTGTACGCCCACCAAGAAGCCGCGCAAGCAGCCATTAGCTCCAGACGAAAAGCAGCATAATCGGGCATTAGCCAAACTGCGGGTGCGAGTCGAGCATGTGATTCGTCGCTTCAAGGTGTTTCGCATCTTCTCAGGACGCTACCGCAATCGAAGGCGGCGATTTGGCTTGCGCTTGAACTTGATTGCGGGACTGCTCAACTACGAACTGGCACATCCCTCCTGA
- a CDS encoding transposase family protein encodes MPYRELERLSAGEFKRLCGVSRQTFDEMVEELRPHLERQGKRGGQNKLSVEDQLLVALEYWREYRTQFHIGTSWGMHETTVGRIIRKVEDILVKCGKFRLPSQRQLYQPGWEWKVLLVDVGEVEIERPKKNRNATTVASKNAIR; translated from the coding sequence ATGCCCTACCGAGAACTGGAACGCCTGAGTGCCGGAGAATTCAAGCGATTGTGCGGCGTAAGCCGTCAGACTTTCGACGAAATGGTCGAGGAGTTGCGTCCCCACCTGGAACGCCAGGGCAAGCGAGGCGGACAAAACAAGCTGAGTGTAGAAGACCAACTGCTGGTGGCATTGGAATATTGGCGGGAGTATCGCACCCAATTTCACATCGGCACGAGTTGGGGGATGCATGAAACGACAGTAGGGCGCATCATCAGGAAAGTCGAAGACATCCTCGTCAAATGCGGCAAGTTTCGCTTACCGAGCCAGCGGCAGTTGTACCAACCGGGCTGGGAATGGAAGGTGCTGCTGGTGGATGTGGGCGAGGTCGAAATCGAACGCCCGAAAAAAAACAGAAACGCTACTACAGTGGCAAGCAAAAATGCCATACGCTGA